One Prunus dulcis chromosome 7, ALMONDv2, whole genome shotgun sequence DNA segment encodes these proteins:
- the LOC117634013 gene encoding transcription factor MYB35-like, with the protein MLNQSGFAWNDENKCVEVDSDEMWNAYAEVGLTRCGKSCRLRWTNYLRPNLKHESFTPHEDELIVRLHATIGSRWSIIAHQLPGRTDNNVKNYWNTKLKKKSLRNGN; encoded by the exons ATGTTAAACCAAAGTGGTTTTGCTTGGAATGATGAGAATAAATGTGTAGAGGTTGATAGCGACGAGATGTGGAATGCTTATGCAGAGGTTG GACTTACAAGATGTGGGAAGAGTTGCAGGCTTAGGTGGACTAATTACCTGAGGCCTAATCTCAAGCATGAGTCCTTCACACCCCATGAGGACGAATTGATTGTCAGGCTTCATGCAACCATAGGTAGCAG GTGGTCTATAATAGCACATCAACTTCCTGGGAGGACAGACAATAATGTAAAGAACTACTGGAACACTAAGCTGAAAAAGAAATCTCTCAGAAATGGAAATTGA
- the LOC117633804 gene encoding plant cysteine oxidase 2-like: MTMETARLVEQGRDHKVVSRVGHASKVGYHVSKAITKRKCGKKIKHSVPSTVLQQLFVSCRQVFKGPGTVPSPHDVHKLCSILDKMRPEDVGLSRDLQFFKPKTVVQGTPRVTYTTIYECSNFSLCCLFIPATGVIPLHNHPEMTVFSKLLLGKMHIKSYDWVDPVNSDGSTPAPQLRLAKLKADSVFTSPCNTSVLYPTEGGNIHAFTAITPCAVLDVLGPPYSKEDDRDCSYYKDHPYAAYSNGEASVTEGNGDCYGWLEEIEMPENSEMDKIPYLGPQVTETSC; this comes from the exons ATGACAATGGAGACTGCGAGGTTGGTGGAGCAGGGAAGAGATCACAAGGTCGTTTCGCGTGTCGGGCACGCTAGCAAGGTTGGGTATCATGTGAGCAAGGCCATAACGAAGAGAAAATGCGGCAAGAAGATCAAGCATTCGGTGCCATCAACGGTACTGCAACAGCTCTTTGTTTCGTGTAGACAAGTTTTCAAAGGCCCTGGAACTGTTCCTTCGCCTCATGATGTACACAAATTGTGTAGCATTCTTG ATAAGATGAGACCAGAAGATGTTGGGCTTAGTAGGGATCTGCAGTTCTTCAAGCCTAAAACTGTGGTCCAAGGGACTCCTAGGGTCACATATACAACAATATACGAGTGCAGTAATTTTTCG TTGTGCTGCCTTTTTATTCCAGCAACTGGTGTTATCCCACTCCATAACCATCCAGAAATGACTGTTTTCAGTAAGCTTCTATTAGGCAAGATGCATATTAAATCATATGATTGGGTTGATCCCGTCAATTCAGATGGCTCCACACCAGCCCCTCAAT TGAGACTGGCAAAGTTGAAAGCTGATAGCGTCTTCACATCCCCTTGCAATACATCTGTTCTATATCCAACAGAAGGTGGCAACATCCATGCCTTCACAGCCATTACCCCATGTGCTGTGCTGGATGTGCTTGGACCTCCTTACTCTAAAGAAGATGACCGGGACTGCTCATATTACAAAGATCATCCCTATGCTGCTTATTCAA ATGGAGAGGCATCAGTAACTGAAGGGAATGGTGATTGTTATGGGTGGTTGGAAGAGATTGAAATGCCTGAGAACTCAGAAATGGATAAAATTCCGTACTTAGGACCACAAGTTACTGAGACGAGTTGCTAG